A single region of the Neodiprion pinetum isolate iyNeoPine1 chromosome 5, iyNeoPine1.2, whole genome shotgun sequence genome encodes:
- the LOC124218535 gene encoding tyrosine-protein phosphatase 69D-like — translation MKRSDLALILMRLLLFFAILETNPAASKFVYHDVCLEENKPATLYCDIEGSSLTNFEWIQYDDKQFNWSKRNFSTISHMNETYVVMTLEIANVTSGYIGMRYKCSGDAGDSKRRTESAEYRLWTFNEEKSNQNVRAVGKDRIYLKISQVNFIADSLYFLYTGDSSIHCVIEYLANGTTQWQYATSYSWKEIPSYHVIHGLQEETTYMIKDTISNGNEALDEFKRATTLERDIEYVPVITVLKVTESSIAIEWTAPPPELEGYISLYKAWIQDGLIAGWQRVGEESVLSHVFHELHVYSTYNIRVEACSIDECRNKYPSTTMTGVTTEFADVVNPAFTPNVSVNESTNDSITIKWNAPGDSYEGPAIHYYHPILSTPYYADNSVFLNRTTTFYTFVKLRQDVEFQIQVAACGKYRMNCGDPSVPIEVRMPVGMQVIVSNQLRVHTTAYGPSTERNPTKMSKLLEKIAST, via the exons ATGAAACGCAGCGATTTGGCCCTGATCTTGATGcgacttttattatttttcgctaTTTTGGAGACCAATCCAG CTGCATCGAAGTTCGTGTACCATGACGTTTGTCTGGAAGAGAACAAACCAGCAACACTTTACTGTGACATAGAGGGATCTTCGTTGACGAATTTTGAGTGGATACAATATGACGACAAACAATTCAATTGGAGCAAGAGGAATTTTTCGACTATTTCACATATGAACGAAACATACGTCGTGATGACGCTTGAAATAGCAAACGTGACATCAGGATACATCGGAATGAGATACAAATGCAGTGGGGATGCAGGTGATAGCAAGCGACGAACTGAGAGTGCAGAATACCGCTTATGGACCTTCAACGAAGAGAAATCCAACCAAAATGTCCGAGCTGTTGGAAAAGATCGCATCTACCTGAAGATCAGTCAAGTCAATTTTATAGCTGATTcactatattttctttataCCGGCGATTCATCAATTCACTGCGTTATCGAGTATTTAGCGAATGGTACGACTCAATGGCAATACGCAACATCATATTCGTGGAAAGAGATTCCTAGTTATCACGTTATCCATGGATTACAAGAAGAGACTACCTACATGATAAAAGACACGATTTCTAACGGGAATGAAGCGTTGGATGAATTTAAGCGGGCTACGACGTTAGAACGAG ATATCGAATACGTTCCAGTCATTACGGTTCTCAAGGTAACTGAGTCTTCGATAGCGATTGAATGGACTGCGCCTCCACCGGAACTGGAAGGTTATATCAGCCTCTACAAGGCTTGGATTCAAGATGGATTGATAGCTGGTTGGCAGCGGGTAGGAGAAGAATCGGTGCTGAGTCACGTTTTTCATGAACTACATGTGTATAGTACCTATAATATCCGAGTAGAAGCTTGTTCAATTGACGAATGTCGAAATAAGTACCCAAGCACCACTATGACTGGTGTAACTACGGAGTTTGCAG ACGTTGTGAACCCAGCGTTCACCCCAAATGTCTCTGTGAACGAATCGACGAACGATTCAATAACTATCAAGTGGAACGCACCCGGAGATTCGTACGAGGGTCCAGCCATTCATTACTACCATCCAATATTGTCTACTCCGTATTATGCGGATAATTCAGTATTTCTAAATAGAACCACAACCTTTTACACATTTGTGAAACTGAGGCAGGACGTTGAGTTTCAAATTCAGGTGGCAGCCTGTGGGAAGTACAGAATGAATTGTGGTGATCCGAGTGTTCCGATCGAAGTTCGAATGCCAG TGGGGATGCAGGTGATAGTAAGCAACCAACTGAGAGTGCATACTACCGCTTATGGACCTTCAACGGAGAGAAATCCAACCAAAATGTCCAAGCTGTTGGAAAAGATCGCATCTACCTGA